The following coding sequences are from one Pigmentibacter sp. JX0631 window:
- a CDS encoding substrate-binding domain-containing protein, with amino-acid sequence MFFITLAIVLSWQNICFAGHKIKLGLMTLRQQDDAFFSLLVDFTRAACENLDMDLYAIYGNDSISYITENLHSILDKNKIDAMIILNYQDKIDEIAEKLEANRVPFFVYNSGFSSSNKTDIKNKYKYFLGEMLPTDEYAGYSLGKTLIENSLPNSKGEFHLISLAGGVADEASIKRIAGLNKFIKQSKKKIIIDKIFYINWRKEEATKVMKNEVSIMNNLSAIWAASDSLALGAVESISKQNSKILVGGIDWSFEGVKAVSENKLFATVGGHFMDGAWISVLLHDYFHGIDIFDENKNFLNSWMSLIRKNNSDKYLNFFNNRKNWKKIDFKKLSKVYNSRLKNYDFSEKRIVPLIFANE; translated from the coding sequence TTGTTTTTTATAACTTTAGCTATAGTTTTATCTTGGCAAAATATTTGTTTTGCAGGACATAAAATTAAATTAGGACTCATGACACTTCGTCAACAAGATGATGCTTTCTTCTCACTATTGGTAGACTTTACAAGAGCTGCTTGTGAAAATTTAGATATGGATTTATATGCAATTTATGGGAATGATAGCATTTCTTATATAACCGAAAATTTACATTCTATTTTAGATAAGAATAAAATAGATGCTATGATTATTTTGAATTATCAAGATAAAATTGATGAAATAGCAGAAAAATTAGAAGCAAATAGAGTTCCTTTTTTTGTTTATAATTCTGGTTTTAGTTCTTCTAATAAAACAGATATAAAAAATAAATATAAATATTTTTTAGGAGAAATGTTACCTACTGATGAATATGCTGGTTATTCTTTAGGAAAGACTTTAATAGAAAATAGTCTGCCAAATAGCAAAGGCGAATTTCATTTAATTTCGCTTGCAGGTGGTGTTGCTGATGAAGCTTCTATCAAAAGAATAGCTGGTTTAAACAAATTCATTAAACAATCAAAGAAAAAAATAATAATTGATAAAATATTTTATATAAATTGGCGAAAAGAAGAAGCTACTAAAGTTATGAAAAATGAAGTCTCAATAATGAATAATCTTTCTGCCATATGGGCTGCCAGTGATTCATTGGCACTTGGTGCTGTCGAGAGTATTTCTAAACAAAATAGTAAAATATTAGTTGGAGGAATAGATTGGAGTTTTGAAGGAGTAAAAGCTGTTTCAGAAAATAAGTTATTTGCCACAGTTGGTGGTCATTTTATGGATGGCGCTTGGATTTCTGTTCTATTACACGATTACTTTCATGGGATAGATATTTTTGATGAAAATAAGAACTTTTTAAATTCATGGATGTCCCTAATAAGAAAGAATAATTCTGATAAGTACTTAAATTTTTTTAATAATAGAAAAAATTGGAAAAAAATAGACTTCAAAAAATTGTCAAAAGTTTATAATTCACGGCTCAAGAATTACGATTTTTCTGAAAAAAGAATTGTTCCCTTAATTTTTGCAAATGAATAA
- a CDS encoding sterol desaturase family protein has product MVEKYLHMFSVVSYVLFFSLILLEFVVSKYRSRNDYELKDTVFNIGTGLFYLTIPLALNAALTIFLYDFFSRFALFEMPGVWSALIKGENLYLWAFLLLFLMDDFSYYWFHRISHVCRFLWCIHEVHHSSKKFNLTVFLRASFIDYVPQGLFYIPLFIIGFKLEDIFFQMAINFTYQFWIHTKYTGKIKYFDEIFNTPSHHRVHHAKNISYLDKNYGGILIIWDKMFKTFAREEETVEYGVLHDLNTDNVFALNFITFRDMFKASFKAKGIVNKFLYLLNPPGWSHDGSSKTTKEIQDEYFRKSKLTNDRQKEYIQEKISAV; this is encoded by the coding sequence ATGGTAGAAAAATATTTACACATGTTTTCTGTTGTTTCTTATGTCTTGTTTTTTTCATTAATTTTATTAGAATTTGTTGTTTCTAAATATAGAAGTAGAAATGACTATGAATTAAAAGACACTGTATTTAACATTGGCACAGGTCTTTTTTATCTTACAATTCCTTTAGCATTAAATGCTGCATTGACTATTTTTTTATATGACTTTTTTTCTAGATTTGCATTATTTGAAATGCCCGGTGTTTGGAGTGCCTTAATAAAAGGTGAGAATTTATATCTATGGGCATTTTTACTATTATTTCTAATGGATGATTTTTCTTATTACTGGTTCCATAGAATTTCCCATGTTTGTCGATTTTTATGGTGCATTCATGAAGTCCATCACTCATCAAAAAAATTTAACTTAACAGTTTTTTTAAGAGCCTCATTTATTGATTATGTTCCTCAAGGTTTGTTTTATATTCCTTTATTTATTATTGGATTTAAACTCGAAGATATTTTCTTTCAAATGGCAATAAATTTCACGTATCAATTTTGGATACATACAAAATATACAGGAAAAATTAAGTATTTTGATGAAATTTTTAATACACCAAGTCATCATCGAGTGCATCATGCAAAAAATATTAGTTACTTAGATAAAAATTATGGAGGAATTTTAATTATTTGGGATAAAATGTTTAAAACTTTTGCTAGAGAAGAAGAAACTGTTGAATATGGAGTATTACATGATTTAAATACTGATAATGTATTTGCTTTAAATTTTATAACTTTTAGAGATATGTTTAAAGCTTCTTTCAAAGCAAAAGGTATTGTAAATAAATTTCTTTATCTTCTAAATCCTCCGGGCTGGAGTCATGATGGATCATCTAAAACAACGAAAGAAATACAAGACGAGTATTTTAGGAAATCTAAGTTAACTAATGATAGACAAAAAGAATATATTCAAGAAAAAATATCTGCAGTTTAA
- the hemN gene encoding oxygen-independent coproporphyrinogen III oxidase, with protein MLPNEELFFKYDLPVPRYTSYPPYPYWKKIFTQEEFLNTYNANFLTKNEIEISLYIHLPFCESLCYFCGCNKVITKNHELEIPYINKLLIEIDNYLNIFKRPIKLKELHLGGGTPTFFSPSNLKLLFSEIFKRIEISNNRDFSVEVHPKVTNKEHFDVLKEYSFERLSIGVQDFNPDVQKIIGREQTYNDIEFCTQYARKIGFKSVNFDLIYGLPEQNPESILATLSTVYKLKPDRIAFYSYAHVPQLKPSQSKLSKTSLPSGKEKHLIYKTAFDSLTNNSYFSLGFDHFALNTDSLYQSALQGKLHRNFMGFTTQNSSILLGIGVSAISDFGLFYVQNKKSFSEYMELTRNESFNFESGYIMNETDLVIKQHILNLACYHKTSFQHFPLDVNLKEKIIENLIPYKIDKLIELDNETIQVTPLGLVFLRNICSTFDQFTELKKNTSYSQSI; from the coding sequence ATGCTACCAAATGAAGAACTTTTTTTTAAATATGACCTTCCTGTTCCTCGGTATACAAGTTATCCTCCATATCCTTATTGGAAAAAAATTTTTACGCAAGAAGAATTTCTTAATACTTATAATGCAAATTTTTTAACCAAAAATGAAATTGAAATATCACTTTATATTCACCTTCCTTTTTGTGAATCCCTCTGTTACTTTTGTGGTTGTAATAAAGTAATAACTAAAAATCATGAATTAGAAATTCCATATATAAATAAACTACTAATAGAAATTGATAATTATCTTAATATTTTCAAAAGACCAATCAAATTAAAAGAACTACATTTAGGTGGAGGAACCCCTACTTTCTTCTCCCCTTCTAATTTAAAATTACTATTTTCAGAAATTTTCAAACGAATAGAAATATCTAACAATCGAGATTTTAGTGTTGAAGTTCATCCAAAAGTCACAAATAAAGAGCACTTTGATGTTTTAAAAGAATATTCTTTTGAAAGATTAAGTATAGGGGTGCAAGATTTTAATCCTGATGTTCAAAAAATAATTGGGCGAGAACAAACATATAATGACATTGAATTTTGTACTCAATATGCTAGAAAAATAGGGTTTAAGTCTGTAAATTTTGATTTGATTTATGGATTACCTGAGCAAAATCCTGAATCAATTTTAGCAACTCTCAGCACAGTTTATAAATTAAAACCCGATAGAATTGCCTTTTATAGCTATGCGCATGTTCCTCAACTAAAACCTAGTCAAAGTAAATTAAGTAAAACCTCTTTGCCTTCTGGAAAAGAAAAGCATTTAATTTATAAAACTGCTTTTGATTCTTTGACTAATAATAGCTACTTTAGTTTAGGCTTTGATCATTTCGCCCTAAATACAGACTCACTATATCAAAGTGCACTGCAAGGAAAATTGCATCGAAATTTCATGGGGTTTACAACACAAAATAGTTCTATCCTTCTTGGAATAGGCGTTTCAGCAATCAGTGATTTTGGCCTATTTTATGTCCAAAATAAAAAGTCATTTTCTGAATATATGGAACTAACAAGAAACGAAAGTTTTAATTTTGAGTCTGGCTATATTATGAATGAAACTGATTTAGTTATTAAGCAACACATTCTAAATTTAGCTTGTTACCATAAAACATCATTTCAACATTTTCCATTAGATGTTAATTTGAAAGAAAAAATTATAGAAAATTTAATTCCTTATAAAATTGATAAACTAATTGAATTAGATAATGAAACAATTCAAGTAACTCCATTAGGTTTAGTTTTCTTACGAAATATTTGTTCAACATTTGATCAATTTACGGAACTCAAAAAAAATACCTCTTATAGTCAAAGCATCTAA
- a CDS encoding trypsin-like serine protease, producing MRILSFIFLLLLEVSCKKSSQDTPANIVNYSGPSSCNIMNKKLSIKPQIVGGNPATDSSIITGSNTVALILNESNSSTKKIICSGTIVQSNLILTAGHCFDDVNQNSTSPGIVVFADSFVNYTASQSLRISCWQRPTNYRPCSSDNSYNCILNDIAWVKFNGSLLPNYNIVQVLKDPLSISNTETKWMAGFGNQNDSGSNNSLKNVVASIPTISNPDSPPSGAIQQFNSYTFANAYQSYLTVIGPNVGKGTCEGDSGGPVYVLRNNNYVLAAITQGSNNLLSPHPLNSSPPYQFDTNNYATCQDGYGVYTTIGNYVNWIQVSSGITLSTY from the coding sequence GTGAGAATATTGTCTTTTATTTTTCTTCTTTTACTAGAAGTGTCTTGTAAAAAAAGTTCACAAGACACTCCTGCGAATATTGTAAACTATTCTGGACCCAGTTCATGCAATATAATGAATAAAAAATTGAGTATAAAGCCTCAAATAGTTGGAGGGAACCCCGCCACAGATTCAAGTATAATTACAGGTTCAAATACAGTAGCCTTAATTTTGAATGAATCTAATAGCTCTACTAAAAAAATAATATGTTCAGGAACTATTGTGCAAAGCAATCTAATATTAACAGCTGGGCACTGCTTTGATGATGTAAATCAAAATTCAACATCACCTGGAATAGTTGTGTTTGCAGATTCTTTTGTAAATTATACGGCATCACAATCATTAAGGATTAGTTGTTGGCAAAGACCTACAAATTATAGACCTTGTAGTTCAGATAATTCTTACAACTGTATTTTAAATGATATTGCATGGGTTAAATTCAACGGTTCCTTATTGCCAAATTACAATATTGTTCAAGTATTAAAAGATCCATTGAGCATTTCAAACACAGAGACAAAATGGATGGCTGGTTTTGGAAATCAGAATGATTCAGGATCTAATAATTCTTTAAAAAATGTTGTTGCTTCTATTCCAACAATTTCTAACCCAGATTCACCTCCTAGCGGAGCAATCCAACAATTTAACTCATATACTTTTGCAAATGCGTATCAATCTTATTTGACTGTCATAGGTCCAAATGTTGGAAAAGGAACATGCGAGGGGGATTCAGGAGGTCCTGTTTATGTGTTAAGAAACAATAATTATGTATTAGCAGCGATAACCCAAGGAAGTAATAACTTATTGTCTCCTCATCCATTGAATTCCTCACCACCTTATCAGTTTGATACAAATAACTATGCCACGTGTCAGGATGGATATGGGGTCTATACAACTATCGGAAATTATGTAAATTGGATTCAAGTTTCGAGCGGTATCACATTAAGTACATATTAA
- a CDS encoding GIY-YIG nuclease family protein, producing MTWKVYIIETISGKLYTGITTDLERRFKEHSSSNKKRAKFFSFNPPKRVVYQENVKDRSSATKKEIEIKKLTKKEKLNLIALSSNE from the coding sequence ATGACTTGGAAGGTTTATATTATTGAAACAATTTCAGGCAAGCTTTATACTGGAATTACCACAGATCTTGAAAGAAGATTCAAAGAACATTCTTCCTCTAATAAAAAAAGAGCAAAATTTTTTTCTTTTAATCCTCCCAAAAGAGTAGTCTACCAAGAAAATGTAAAAGATAGATCAAGTGCAACAAAAAAAGAAATAGAAATTAAAAAATTGACTAAAAAAGAAAAATTAAATCTTATTGCACTATCATCTAATGAATAA
- a CDS encoding response regulator: MYNSDVVFEENRYGKLNVLLVDDQSMVANSLATALLHNGFNVKVTDKIDEMKKIVNLEKVDVVIMEYAYKNTQGLEEIKYAKLKSKNAKIKFIVTSPDSRHEIKENALNHQCDLFILKPVSIQDLSSEIKKIAKQEYRKSERVKCYIAFDVQKAGNNYNTFATDISVDGTHLLDNDKIINPSVGEEIELKFTIPKILEEVRCKGLVVRLSNNGFGLQFKDLEQTAKNKIKLHIIQ; the protein is encoded by the coding sequence ATGTACAATTCAGATGTAGTCTTTGAAGAAAATCGTTATGGAAAATTAAATGTGTTACTAGTAGACGATCAATCTATGGTAGCAAATTCATTAGCAACCGCTTTGTTACATAATGGATTTAATGTAAAAGTAACAGATAAAATTGATGAAATGAAAAAAATAGTTAACTTGGAGAAAGTTGATGTTGTAATAATGGAATATGCTTACAAGAATACTCAGGGTCTTGAAGAAATAAAATATGCAAAGCTAAAAAGTAAAAATGCAAAAATTAAATTTATCGTTACAAGTCCTGATTCTCGTCATGAAATAAAAGAAAACGCACTTAACCATCAGTGCGATTTATTTATTCTTAAACCTGTATCAATTCAAGATCTTTCTTCTGAAATTAAGAAAATTGCAAAACAAGAATATAGAAAATCTGAACGTGTAAAATGTTATATAGCTTTTGATGTTCAAAAAGCTGGAAATAATTACAATACTTTTGCAACAGATATATCAGTAGATGGAACTCATTTATTAGATAATGATAAGATTATAAATCCTAGTGTTGGTGAAGAGATTGAATTAAAATTTACAATTCCAAAAATATTAGAAGAAGTGCGGTGCAAAGGTCTGGTTGTGCGTTTGTCAAACAATGGTTTTGGATTACAATTTAAAGATCTCGAACAAACAGCTAAAAATAAAATAAAATTACACATTATTCAATAA
- a CDS encoding GNAT family N-acetyltransferase → MQNLIFPDLKIVQNSDLEKATRTLLLAFEHDPCLRYLLNNSYPEREAKFIHNFVLKTGLEKGKVYTTSENVEGVAVWLPPESIKLSWFDFIKFGGLKIPLKHILKMNTYDLHAKKIHNSVVKSPHWYLLSLSVQPIQQGKSLGTKMLKPMLEFFDMTKQSCYLETHNQKNIPFYEKNGFKIMSITKLPNSDTNHYSMLRHPK, encoded by the coding sequence ATGCAAAATTTAATTTTTCCAGATTTAAAAATAGTTCAAAATTCAGACTTAGAAAAAGCAACTCGAACTTTACTTTTAGCTTTTGAACATGATCCTTGTTTAAGATATTTACTAAATAATTCATATCCTGAGCGCGAAGCAAAATTTATTCATAACTTTGTCCTCAAAACTGGTCTTGAAAAAGGAAAAGTATATACAACTAGTGAAAATGTAGAAGGTGTTGCAGTTTGGCTTCCTCCAGAAAGTATAAAACTTTCTTGGTTTGATTTTATTAAATTTGGAGGCTTAAAAATTCCTTTAAAGCATATATTAAAAATGAACACTTATGATCTGCATGCAAAAAAAATTCATAATAGTGTTGTAAAATCTCCCCATTGGTACTTGCTTTCATTAAGTGTGCAACCCATCCAGCAAGGGAAAAGTCTTGGAACAAAAATGCTGAAACCAATGCTTGAGTTTTTTGATATGACTAAACAAAGTTGCTATTTAGAAACCCATAACCAAAAAAATATTCCTTTTTACGAAAAAAATGGTTTTAAAATAATGAGCATAACAAAATTACCTAATTCAGATACAAATCATTACTCCATGTTACGGCATCCCAAGTGA
- a CDS encoding MFS transporter, with protein MSNNVLKVSYLFVYFLVLYEFSVYISNDMIMPAMIHVTKDFNVDNSYIPSALSLYIFGGSCFQLFVGYFAEKYGKRKLLLQGIAVFILGCIINSIALNIYQFLFARIIQGLGIAFISAIGYATVQESFPEKKAVKIIAFMTSVSILAPLIGPLLGSIHLQFFHWRGINIFITFLAAISFIGLYFSFPKDNKLNKNINFIEDGIKLYFKLIQQNKYIFGVLTFTFAQFPLILWISVSPILLIQNAKMTFIEYGFSQFPIFGGFIAGTILLQFLLKKFELHQIIVISSFFIFSGLFLLFMTSFYGMSNVFFAILFLSIYTIGLGCISSPLFRTILYSFEYPKTTMTALFSFINMIILSISVEFFSKYIKNLTVFSYILVISLICFIVTNLLFLTLIKERKKVV; from the coding sequence ATGTCTAATAACGTGTTAAAAGTATCGTATTTATTTGTTTATTTCTTAGTTTTGTATGAATTTAGTGTTTATATCTCGAATGATATGATTATGCCCGCAATGATTCATGTCACCAAAGATTTTAATGTTGATAATAGTTATATTCCCAGTGCATTAAGCCTATATATTTTTGGAGGTTCTTGCTTTCAATTATTTGTTGGATATTTCGCTGAAAAATATGGGAAACGTAAACTCCTATTACAAGGAATTGCTGTTTTTATTCTTGGATGCATAATTAATTCTATAGCACTAAATATTTACCAATTTTTATTTGCTCGAATAATTCAAGGTCTTGGCATAGCTTTTATAAGCGCTATTGGTTATGCCACAGTGCAAGAATCATTCCCAGAAAAAAAAGCTGTCAAAATTATAGCTTTTATGACTTCAGTTAGCATTCTTGCACCTTTAATTGGTCCTTTACTTGGAAGTATACATCTGCAATTTTTCCATTGGCGAGGTATAAATATATTTATTACTTTTCTAGCAGCAATCTCATTTATAGGGTTATATTTTTCATTTCCAAAAGATAATAAATTAAATAAAAACATAAATTTTATAGAAGATGGAATAAAATTATATTTTAAATTAATTCAGCAAAACAAATATATTTTTGGGGTTTTAACTTTTACATTTGCGCAATTTCCATTAATTTTATGGATTTCCGTTTCACCTATTTTGTTAATTCAAAATGCAAAAATGACTTTTATAGAATATGGATTTTCTCAATTCCCTATTTTTGGAGGATTTATTGCAGGAACAATTTTATTACAATTTTTGTTGAAAAAATTTGAATTGCATCAAATTATTGTTATATCTTCTTTCTTTATTTTTTCTGGATTATTTTTACTATTTATGACTTCATTTTATGGAATGAGTAATGTATTTTTTGCTATTTTATTCTTAAGTATTTATACAATTGGTTTAGGTTGTATAAGTTCTCCACTATTTAGAACTATTTTATATTCATTTGAATATCCCAAAACAACAATGACAGCATTATTTAGTTTTATAAACATGATCATTTTAAGTATTAGTGTAGAATTTTTCTCAAAATATATTAAAAATTTAACAGTTTTTTCATATATTTTAGTTATTTCTTTAATTTGTTTTATAGTAACAAATTTGCTTTTTTTAACTCTTATAAAAGAAAGAAAAAAAGTCGTTTAG
- a CDS encoding alpha/beta fold hydrolase, which yields MKLTKHRFFKLLLLITISQFFGCNHLFYYPDKTIRFEPSKLELPFENIYINVDSSTKLNGWLIKSKRKENLGLVVQFHGNAENISTHFLYLSWLTEYGYDVFIFDYRGYGLSNGNPEREMIFKDSIQVLNWIFSNYTYKNIFLVGQSLGGAILIPVIGENPNEKIRGIVLDSTFSSYRSITRDKLSSVWLTWPLQWPLSFLVSDEYSPIDFANKITVPILNFHSENDPVVSYELGKALYEAIPSQKEMNTLSGKEHCAAFIMKEDQYRRKLLEFFCMNILEKNNQCAKELEDLKNIRIKNAIDIYNEKKNQKG from the coding sequence TTGAAATTAACAAAACATCGTTTTTTTAAATTGTTACTTTTAATCACTATTTCTCAATTTTTTGGTTGTAATCATCTTTTTTATTATCCTGATAAAACTATCAGATTTGAACCAAGTAAATTAGAATTACCCTTCGAAAATATTTACATAAATGTTGATAGTTCTACTAAACTAAATGGATGGTTAATAAAGTCAAAAAGAAAAGAGAATCTTGGTTTAGTTGTTCAATTTCATGGAAATGCTGAAAATATTTCTACTCATTTTTTATATTTGTCATGGTTAACTGAATATGGTTATGATGTATTTATCTTTGATTATCGGGGTTATGGACTTTCAAATGGAAATCCAGAAAGAGAAATGATTTTTAAAGATTCTATTCAAGTTTTAAATTGGATTTTTAGTAATTATACTTATAAAAATATTTTTTTAGTGGGACAAAGTTTAGGAGGGGCGATTTTAATCCCAGTTATTGGTGAAAATCCAAATGAAAAAATTCGGGGCATTGTTTTAGATAGTACATTTTCTTCTTATCGCAGTATTACACGCGATAAATTAAGTTCAGTTTGGTTGACTTGGCCTCTTCAATGGCCTTTAAGTTTTCTTGTTTCTGATGAATATAGCCCAATTGATTTTGCTAATAAAATAACAGTTCCTATCTTAAATTTTCATAGTGAAAATGATCCCGTGGTATCTTATGAGTTGGGGAAAGCCTTATATGAAGCAATTCCGTCTCAAAAAGAAATGAATACTCTCTCTGGAAAAGAACATTGTGCTGCTTTTATAATGAAAGAAGATCAATACAGAAGAAAATTACTAGAATTTTTCTGCATGAATATACTAGAAAAAAATAATCAATGTGCAAAAGAATTAGAAGACTTAAAAAATATCAGAATTAAAAATGCAATTGATATATATAATGAGAAGAAAAACCAAAAAGGGTGA
- a CDS encoding antibiotic biosynthesis monooxygenase gives MKTLLTSFAALFISLNAFSVTPNQDLKKALIVTVKAKPGKGKQALDYLASANPLKVVENEKETKTWYFVKLNEETFYVFDTFTTEEGRNAHIAGDIPKAVNAKPDLFFPLEVKKVDVVMSAQPK, from the coding sequence ATGAAAACTTTATTAACTTCATTCGCAGCTTTATTTATTAGCCTTAATGCATTCTCCGTAACACCTAATCAAGACTTAAAGAAAGCTCTTATAGTTACTGTTAAAGCTAAACCTGGAAAAGGGAAACAAGCTTTAGATTATTTGGCAAGTGCAAATCCATTGAAAGTTGTTGAGAATGAAAAAGAAACAAAAACTTGGTACTTCGTTAAATTAAATGAAGAAACATTCTATGTTTTTGACACTTTTACAACTGAAGAAGGCAGAAATGCGCATATTGCTGGGGACATTCCAAAAGCAGTAAATGCAAAACCTGATCTTTTCTTCCCATTAGAAGTGAAAAAAGTTGATGTTGTTATGTCAGCTCAACCGAAATAA
- a CDS encoding Ada metal-binding domain-containing protein translates to MLQQEAGYLAILSKDSRFDGKFYFGVTTTGIFCRPICPATPKMSNIQLFSSIAEAERFGFRPCMRCQPQKKYEHSFALNENNFLIRALQKLQSIEIFDFNEENYASELGFTKRHLRRVFSNSLGKTPVQILQEYRLLTAKKLIAKSSCNLTDVAYNSGFQSLRRFNASIKEKYQMSPSEIRKNSSENSREFFEFLLPYQKPYDFGALLDFYRSHQVGLLEEFTQNSMSRIFQIHDDIGKINIEHIPEKSSLLLKINCQNISVIPLIIENVKSMFDLQFNPEDLANSIQKVPELKVISDEFPGIRLPTGWDPFEVAIATILGQLVSVERGKNLVADLINLLGNESGFYANEMPIKLFPTPKQILEADLTKLKTTTRRKQTLKDFCRAIILNEIHLNSAQSVSEFSNKLKKIKGIGDWTVNYISLKALKDTNAFPATDLILALALQNYSLEKINEVSPWRGYVAALLWKKFGKSKKSIL, encoded by the coding sequence ATGTTGCAGCAAGAAGCAGGTTATCTTGCCATATTATCAAAAGATTCAAGATTTGATGGGAAATTTTACTTTGGAGTGACAACCACTGGTATATTTTGTCGTCCCATATGTCCTGCAACTCCAAAAATGAGCAATATTCAATTGTTTTCTTCTATTGCAGAAGCAGAACGATTTGGTTTTCGTCCTTGTATGCGCTGTCAACCGCAGAAAAAATATGAACATTCTTTTGCTTTGAATGAAAATAATTTTTTGATTAGAGCTTTGCAAAAGCTTCAATCTATAGAAATATTTGATTTTAATGAAGAAAACTATGCTTCTGAATTAGGTTTTACAAAACGGCATTTAAGGAGAGTATTTTCAAACTCGCTTGGAAAAACTCCTGTCCAAATATTACAAGAATATCGATTACTAACAGCTAAAAAACTGATAGCAAAAAGTTCCTGTAATTTAACAGATGTTGCTTATAACTCTGGTTTCCAATCACTACGTCGATTCAATGCCTCAATCAAAGAGAAATATCAAATGTCACCTTCAGAAATTAGAAAAAATAGTAGTGAAAATTCTAGAGAATTTTTTGAATTTCTACTGCCTTATCAAAAGCCCTATGATTTTGGTGCGTTACTCGACTTTTACCGTTCACATCAGGTGGGATTATTAGAAGAATTTACGCAAAACTCGATGAGTAGAATTTTTCAAATACATGATGATATAGGAAAAATAAATATTGAGCATATTCCAGAAAAATCATCTCTCTTGCTGAAAATAAATTGTCAAAATATTTCAGTCATTCCGTTAATCATTGAAAATGTAAAGTCTATGTTTGATCTGCAATTTAACCCTGAAGATCTTGCAAATTCCATTCAAAAAGTACCTGAACTTAAAGTTATTTCAGATGAATTTCCAGGAATAAGACTTCCAACGGGCTGGGATCCGTTTGAAGTAGCTATAGCTACTATTCTTGGGCAACTTGTTAGTGTCGAAAGAGGGAAAAATTTAGTTGCAGATTTAATAAATTTATTAGGCAATGAATCAGGATTTTATGCAAATGAAATGCCTATTAAGCTTTTCCCAACCCCAAAACAAATATTAGAGGCAGATTTAACAAAGTTAAAAACAACCACACGCAGAAAACAAACTTTAAAAGATTTTTGCAGGGCGATTATATTAAATGAAATTCATTTAAATTCTGCTCAATCTGTGAGCGAATTCTCAAATAAATTAAAAAAAATAAAAGGTATTGGAGATTGGACCGTTAATTATATTTCTCTAAAAGCTTTAAAAGATACAAATGCATTTCCAGCAACTGATCTTATATTAGCGCTTGCTTTACAAAATTATTCGCTTGAAAAAATTAATGAAGTTTCACCTTGGCGCGGATATGTTGCTGCTTTATTATGGAAAAAATTTGGGAAAAGTAAAAAGAGTATTCTGTAA